In one window of Candidatus Avedoeria danica DNA:
- a CDS encoding cytochrome P450, which translates to MTNPKLPRAPRVPGHPILGCLPEFRRDALDYYRGCHARFGDVFEVRFVTQPVVTIAHPDGIQRVLQLNHLNYQRAPFINALFIRLTGMNLFTLDGPSWLAERRLLQPAFHRTRIQAFGTTMVSAAERLLDDWRTAARAAGGTANVDMQAEMRRVTMAVVGRSLFSVDFSGDAAEMGRAMLATTDFFEYRSRRFLAPPAWVPTRRNRDLAHAKGVLTARMQALIDERRSGGEERDDFLGLLLGLRDAETGEAMTDVQLRDELGIMFGAGHETTANTLTWAWHLLTTHPAVLDRARDELRRVVGDRLPTMDDLPALPFLRAVVDETLRLFPPAWAMSRQAIDDDEVMGFRVPAHVTLTLLPYLAHHDPRFWDAPEAFRPERFLDGAGPSHPFAYAPFGGGPRKCIGEQFALTEAQLILATLLPRVEATPLAPDAVEADTGFTLQVAGGLAMGVRVTHEA; encoded by the coding sequence ATGACGAACCCGAAGTTGCCGCGCGCGCCGCGCGTGCCCGGCCACCCGATCCTCGGCTGCCTGCCCGAGTTCCGGCGCGACGCGCTGGACTACTACCGCGGCTGCCACGCGCGCTTCGGCGACGTGTTCGAAGTGCGGTTCGTGACGCAACCGGTTGTGACGATCGCCCATCCGGACGGGATCCAGCGCGTGCTGCAGCTCAACCACCTGAACTACCAGCGGGCGCCGTTCATCAACGCCCTCTTCATCCGCCTGACCGGCATGAACCTGTTCACGCTGGACGGCCCGTCCTGGCTGGCCGAGCGGCGCCTGCTGCAGCCGGCCTTCCACCGCACCCGGATCCAGGCCTTCGGCACGACGATGGTCTCGGCGGCCGAACGCCTGCTGGACGACTGGCGCACCGCCGCGCGGGCCGCCGGCGGTACGGCCAACGTCGACATGCAGGCCGAGATGCGCCGCGTGACGATGGCCGTCGTCGGCCGGTCGCTCTTCTCGGTGGACTTCAGCGGCGATGCCGCCGAGATGGGCCGGGCGATGCTGGCCACGACGGACTTCTTCGAGTACCGCTCCCGGCGCTTCCTCGCCCCGCCCGCGTGGGTCCCGACGCGGCGCAACCGCGACCTCGCACACGCCAAGGGGGTGCTCACGGCGCGGATGCAGGCGCTCATCGACGAACGGCGGTCCGGCGGCGAGGAACGCGACGACTTCCTCGGCCTGCTCCTCGGGCTGCGCGACGCCGAAACCGGCGAGGCGATGACGGACGTCCAGCTGCGCGACGAGCTCGGCATCATGTTCGGCGCCGGACACGAGACGACGGCGAACACGCTCACCTGGGCCTGGCATCTCCTCACGACCCACCCGGCGGTGCTCGATCGGGCGCGCGACGAGCTGCGCCGCGTCGTCGGCGACCGCCTGCCGACGATGGACGACCTACCCGCGCTGCCCTTCCTGCGCGCCGTTGTGGACGAGACGCTCCGCCTCTTCCCGCCGGCGTGGGCGATGAGCCGCCAGGCGATCGACGATGACGAGGTGATGGGCTTCCGCGTGCCCGCCCACGTCACGCTCACGCTCCTGCCCTACCTGGCCCACCACGATCCGCGCTTCTGGGACGCCCCCGAGGCGTTCCGGCCCGAGCGCTTCCTGGACGGCGCCGGCCCGAGCCACCCCTTCGCCTACGCCCCGTTCGGCGGCGGCCCGCGGAAGTGCATCGGCGAGCAGTTCGCGCTCACCGAAGCCCAGCTGATCCTGGCCACGCTGTTGCCGCGGGTGGAGGCGACGCCGCTCGCCCCGGACGCGGTCGAGGCGGACACCGGGTTCACGCTGCAGGTGGCGGGGGGGCTGGCGATGGGGGTGCGGGTCACGCACGAAGCGTAG
- a CDS encoding HAD family hydrolase: MTFEAVLFDLDDTLLSWESPAWSWEEIGLRRAEGLRRYLATLAIDIDASALAAASHAAIVDAWRASRVDPDHPSPRLGRALCDALDRLGARTTALDVDALCDAFGWEAIPGVVPLPDALSVLDTLRERGVRIGIVTNSHVPVRLRLAELTALGLAERIDVCVTSGDVGRLKPHPAIFHAALDVLGVAPGRALFVGDRPERDIKGANAVGMTSVLYRPPYLPAAAPFGPGESPDHTIAGLNEVLEIVR; this comes from the coding sequence ATGACGTTCGAGGCGGTGCTGTTCGATTTGGACGACACGCTCCTGAGTTGGGAATCCCCGGCATGGAGCTGGGAGGAGATCGGCCTGCGCCGGGCGGAAGGGTTGCGCCGATACCTCGCCACACTGGCGATCGATATCGACGCGTCCGCGCTGGCCGCGGCGTCGCATGCCGCCATCGTCGACGCGTGGCGGGCCTCGCGGGTGGATCCGGACCACCCGTCGCCGCGCCTCGGCCGCGCGCTGTGCGACGCGCTCGACCGCCTCGGCGCGCGGACGACCGCGCTCGATGTCGACGCGCTGTGCGACGCGTTCGGGTGGGAGGCGATCCCGGGCGTCGTGCCGCTGCCGGATGCGCTGTCCGTCCTCGATACCTTGCGGGAACGCGGGGTGCGGATCGGCATCGTCACGAACAGCCACGTTCCGGTGCGGCTGCGGCTGGCGGAGCTCACCGCCCTCGGCCTGGCCGAGCGGATCGACGTCTGTGTGACCTCCGGCGACGTCGGTCGCCTCAAGCCGCACCCCGCGATCTTCCATGCCGCGCTCGACGTGCTCGGCGTGGCGCCCGGGCGCGCGCTGTTCGTCGGCGACCGGCCGGAGCGCGACATCAAGGGCGCGAACGCGGTCGGGATGACGAGCGTGCTCTATCGCCCCCCCTACCTGCCGGCCGCGGCGCCCTTCGGCCCCGGAGAGTCGCCGGACCACACGATCGCGGGGTTGAACGAAGTGCTGGAGATCGTCCGATGA